One Syngnathus acus chromosome 13, fSynAcu1.2, whole genome shotgun sequence genomic window carries:
- the LOC119132812 gene encoding SH2B adapter protein 2, which yields MNGAAAPGSPELSSSCPLPDWREFCELHARASAADFADKFQRFLSENPCYDSPGADASFSQHFAQHFLECFSAALSQARQNRASSPGEDGFSIAPKYSIVPFLGIQGCPLSYSHELYHRRKDAGASSESLDSMDSGGGGIEGRGGGGAAPGTRGPQPTHKVSALGQSRSSEDVSVSHPKARFKKGFSLRNMSLCVVDGVKEMWHRRASPEPDGPPRKSNGTGGAGTAGAETTTAGGEKWSQKLRLPRSCQGHKAEMLEIQREGALRYMVADDTNCMGAAQWQKCRLLLRKSKRDEGAERFLLEFYVPPKSSKAKVSIPLTAIVEVRTTMPLEMPDKDNTFVLKVENGGEYILETIDSLQKNSWVADIQDCIDPGDSGDDIELASCPHGQASSKDCSMVASCSCELLSEGAYPAPERLCAAAVVAAAAEHYSAPSVRCREPPFTQHPSHMPLERFLQSPEAQGSNPAAAGCAGGGEGSKDSEGDASLAGYPWFHGTLSRVRAAQLVLAGGARSHGLFVIRQSETRPGEYVLTFNFQGKAKHLRLSVNENGQCHVHHLWFHTVSDMLRHFHAHPIPLESGGSADITLRSYVQVQRSANADVSVPSLVTPPRTDASCRPDSAQPTPHPPGISPSSGPPADAPLSSSSSSSPTALPSLSRSDPGTGGGLQSRSNSSERLLEASSGTSEDYQDADGTRRARAVENQYSFY from the exons ATGAACGGAGCGGCAGCGCCCGGTAGCCCGGAGCTCTCCTCCTCATGCCCGCTGCCTGACTGGCGAGAGTTCTGCGAACTCCACGCCCGAGCCTCGGCCGCGGACTTCGCCGACAAGTTCCAGCGCTTCCTGTCGGAGAACCCGTGCTACGATTCGCCGGGCGCCGACGCCAGCTTCTCTCAACACTTTGCCCAACACTTCTTGGAGTGTTTCTCTGCGGCTCTGAGCCAGGCCCGGCAGAACCGGGCGTCCTCGCCGGGGGAGGACGGCTTCAGCATCGCACCGAAGTACAGCATCGTTCCTTTTCTGGGGATCCAGGGTTGTCCCTTGTCCTACAGCCACGAGCTCTACCACAGACGCAAGGACGCCGGGGCTTCCAGCGAATCCTTGGACAGCATGGACAGCGGAGGGGGCGGGATAgaaggcagaggaggaggcggcgccGCGCCCGGTACCCGCGGACCTCAACCCACGCACAAGGTGTCCGCCCTGGGTCAGTCCCGCAGTTCCGAGGACGTGTCGGTGAGCCACCCCAAAGCTCGCTTCAAGAAGGGCTTCTCGCTGAGGAACATGAGCCTGTGCGTGGTGGACGGGGTCAAGGAGATGTGGCATCGCCGCGCTTCCCCCGAGCCCGACGGGCCTCCCAGGAAGTCCAACGGGACCGGAGGGGCCGGAACCGCCGGGGCCGAAACCACCACGGCGGGGGGAGAGAAGTGGTCTCAAAAACTGCGACTGCCGAGAAGCTGCCAGGGCCACAAGGCGGAGATGTTGGAGATCCAGAGGGAGGGGGCGCTCAGGTACATGGTGGCCGACGACACCAACTGCATGGGCGCCGCGCAGTGGCAGAAGTGCCGCCTGCTTTTGAGGAAGAGCAAGAGGGACGAAGGGGCCGAGAGGTTCCTGCTGGAGTTCTACGTCCCGCCCAAG TCTTCGAAAGCCAAGGTGAGCATCCCTTTGACGGCCATTGTGGAGGTACGGACCACCATGCCCCTGGAGATGCCTGACAAAGACAATACGTTTGTCTTAAAG GTGGAGAACGGGGGCGAATACATCCTGGAAACCATCGACTCACTGCAGAAAAACTCTTGGGTCGCTGACATCCAGGACTGCATAGACCCCGG GGACAGCGGCGATGACATCGAGCTGGCGTCCTGTCCTCACGGTCAAGCCTCATCCAAAGACTGCTCCATGGTGGCCTCCTGCAGCTGCGAGCTGCTCTCTGAGG GTGCGTACCCAGCTCCGGAGAGGTTATGCGCAGCggcggtggtggcggcggcggcggagcaTTACAGTGCCCCCTCAGTGCGTTGCAGGGAACCCCCCTTCACCCAGCATCCATCCCACATGCCTTTAGAGCGCTTCCTCCAGTCCCCAGAGGCCCAGGGCTCCAACCCCGCAGCAGCAG GGTGCGCAGGTGGAGGCGAGGGATCCAAGGACTCTGAGGGTGACGCCAGCCTCGCCGGTTACCCGTGGTTCCACGGCACGCTGTCGCGGGTCCGTGCGGCTCAGTTGGTACTAGCGGGCGGGGCCAGGAGCCACGGCCTCTTTGTGATCCGCCAAAGTGAGACGCGGCCCGGCGAGTACGTCCTCACCTTCAACTTCCAGGGCAAAGCCAAG CATCTGCGTCTGTCAGTCAACGAAAACGGGCAGTGCCACGTCCACCATTTATGGTTCCACACCGTGTCGGACATGCTGAGACACTTCCACGCTCACCCCATCCCGCTGGAGTCCGGCGGCTCGGCGGACATCACGCTACGCTCTTACGTTCAAGTGCAGAGGAGCGCTAACGCAG ACGTGAGTGTGCCTTCGCTGGTCACGCCGCCCAGAACAGACGCCAGCTGCCGCCCGGACTCCGCCCAGCCGACTCCTCACCCTCCCGGGATCTCACCCTCTTCCGGCCCCCCGGCCGACGCCCCGCTTTCCTCGAGTAGCTCCTCCTCACCCACCGCCCTGCCCTCCCTCTCCCGCAGCGACCCGGGCACCGGCGGCGGCTTACAGAGTCGTAGCAACAGCTCagagcgcctgctggaggccTCGAGCGGCACGTCCGAGGACTATCAGGACGCCGACGGGACCCGACGGGCCCGGGCTGTGGAGAACCAGTACTCTTTCTACTGA
- the bud23 gene encoding probable 18S rRNA (guanine-N(7))-methyltransferase yields the protein MSSCRRPEHRAPPDVFYNAEEARKYSQNSRMIEIQTQMSERAVELLNLPEDQPSFLLDVGCGSGLSGDYLTEEGHYWVGVDISTAMLDVALDREVEGDLLLGDMGQGMPFRAGTFDGCVSISALQWLCNADKRTHSPPKRLYSFFSTLYSSLSRGARAVFQIYPENSEQLELITSQAMRAGFSGGMVVDYPNSTKAKKFFLCLFAGVTGVLPKGLGSETSDKNIPNQIQYSGQRCRFKNMKGKSAKKSRDWILEKKERRRRQGREVRADTKYTGRQRRPHF from the exons ATGAGCTCCTGTCGACGACCGGAGCACAGGGCTCCTCCAGATGTG TTTTACAATGCGGAGGAGGCCAGGAAATACTCTCAGAA CTCTCGTATGATCGAGATTCAGACTCAGATGTCGGAGAGAGCCGTGGAACTGTTGAACCTTCCAGAGGACCAGCCAAGCTTCCTGCTGGATGTGGG GTGTGGTTCAGGACTCAGTGGTGACTATCTGACAGAGGAAGGACACTACTGGGTGGGAGTTGACATCAGCACAGCAATGCTGG ATGTGGCACTGGACAGAGAGGTGGAAGGAGATCTTCTACTGGGAGACATGGGCCAAGGGATGCCTTTCCGGGCGGGGACCTTTGACGGCTGCGTTAG TATTTCAGCTCTTCAGTGGCTCTGCAACGCAGACAAGCGTACACACAGTCCTCCCAAGAGACTCTACTCTTTCTTTAGTACTCTCTATTCGTCTTTG TCAAGAGGCGCCCGTGCCGTTTTTCAAATCTATCCTGAGAACTCAGAGCAG TTGGAACTGATCACGTCGCAGGCCATGAGGGCGGGCTTCAGCGGTGGCATGGTGGTGGACTACCCCAACAGCACCAAGGCCAAGAA GTTCTTCTTGTGTCTGTTTGCCGGCGTGACGGGTGTCCTGCCCAAG GGTTTGGGCTCCGAAACCTCCGACAAGAACATCCCCAACCAGATCCAGTATTCAGGACAAAG ATGCCGTTTCAAAAACATGAAGGGGAAATCGGCAAAGAAGAGCCGAGATTGGattctggaaaaaaaggagaggaGACGCAGACAAGGACG GGAGGTGCGGGCTGACACCAAATACACAGGACGTCAGAGGAGACCTCATTTCTAG
- the dnajc30b gene encoding dnaJ (Hsp40) homolog, subfamily C, member 30b → MAEVAHKLSNGVYRLSSFRYGQSRPVCYGEPSKTRREMYTFTASRNKEVLTGNEDNVRLKSTVTEPKIEVRGMERRHQMTEICLNLHSLGFAGFVHSREDFNNYLVAPRRYSGSRGPAFCHLNPIFTSTQQLRAFCIFIHKPERRHCFSRSYSWTKDSKDDPLYRNRTAYYDILKVSPNATQSQIKTAYYKQSFIFHPDKNPENAESALRFSEISEAYTVLGNKSLRRKYDRGILTITDVHGVERPPSKEPPSRSSGSAQQQQQTTSRRFSQTGGRPIYDFDAFFQAHYGEQLQREREMRARRQRDAEARQKMKHRWIQTKKIEATVALLLLTASIILMSVKS, encoded by the coding sequence ATGGCGGAGGTCGCCCACAAGCTGAGCAATGGAGTTTACCGGTTGTCCAGCTTCAGGTATGGACAAAGTCGACCGGTTTGCTATGGCGAACCTTCCAAAACCCGGCGAGAAATGTACACTTTTACCGCAAGTCGGAATAAAGAGGTTTTAACGGGGAATGAAGACAACGTTCGTTTAAAAAGCACAGTGACAGAACCCAAAATAGAAGTCAGGGGAATGGAAAGAAGGCATCAGATGACTGAAATCTGTTTGAACCTGCACTCACTTGGCTTTGCTGGATTTGTTCACAGTAGAGAGGATTTCAACAATTATTTAGTTGCACCCAGGAGGTATTCTGGGAGTCGAGGACCTGCTTTCTGTCACCTGAACCCCATCTTCACGTCAACTCAGCAGCTACGAGCTTTCTGCATCTTCATCCATAAACCAGAGAGACGACATTGTTTCTCCAGAAGCTACAGTTGGACAAAAGACTCAAAAGACGACCCTTTGTACAGAAACAGGACAGCCTATTATGACATCCTCAAAGTGTCCCCCAATGCCACGCAGTCCCAAATCAAGACTGCCTACTACAAGCAGTCGTTCATCTTTCATCCAGACAAAAACCCAGAGAACGCAGAGTCCGCTTTGCGCTTCTCTGAGATCAGCGAGGCCTACACAGTGCTGGGCAACAAAAGTCTGAGGAGGAAGTACGACCGGGGCATCCTGACCATAACAGATGTCCACGGTGTGGAAAGACCCCCCTCCAAAGAGCCCCCAAGCAGATCCTCAGGATcggcacagcagcagcagcaaaccaCCTCAAGACGCTTCTCCCAAACAGGCGGGAGGCCCATATATGACTTTGACGCCTTCTTCCAGGCCCACTATGGCGAGCAGCTGCAAAGGGAGCGAGAAATGCGAGCCAGAAGGCAGCGCGACGCAGAGGCCCGCCAGAAGATGAAGCACAGGTGGATCCAGACTAAGAAGATTGAGGCCACGGTGGCCTTGTTGCTGCTGACCGCGAGCATCATTTTGATGAGCGTCAAGTCCTGA